The following proteins come from a genomic window of Gimesia chilikensis:
- a CDS encoding PspA/IM30 family protein, whose amino-acid sequence MSYFSRLTDIVTCNLTHLLENADDPIQEIEQIIAEMKEGLAGANRSVKTATSNERAIQQELEEHQQQIFQWKEAAKNALALGDEAEARNSLVRKQEIEDLKAGLEQQHRAAVATREHLTTTLHALEARLAEARRKQVELTQQAGISNAPVEEVAEAPEPESTVTPSRSEQIDSELAELKRELGQ is encoded by the coding sequence ATGAGCTATTTCAGCCGGCTCACTGATATTGTGACCTGTAATCTGACTCATCTGCTGGAAAACGCAGACGATCCCATTCAGGAAATCGAGCAGATCATAGCCGAAATGAAAGAAGGCCTCGCGGGCGCTAACCGCAGCGTGAAAACTGCGACCTCCAACGAACGGGCGATTCAACAGGAACTGGAAGAACATCAGCAGCAGATCTTTCAATGGAAAGAGGCAGCCAAGAACGCCCTGGCGCTGGGTGATGAAGCGGAAGCCCGCAACTCCCTGGTCCGAAAACAGGAGATCGAAGATCTCAAAGCCGGCCTGGAACAGCAGCACCGGGCAGCAGTCGCAACCCGCGAACATTTGACAACCACGCTGCACGCCCTGGAAGCCAGACTGGCCGAAGCCCGACGTAAGCAGGTGGAACTGACACAGCAGGCAGGAATCAGCAACGCTCCTGTCGAGGAAGTCGCCGAGGCTCCGGAACCGGAATCGACGGTCACTCCCTCCCGCTCCGAGCAGATCGACTCAGAACTGGCTGAATTAAAGCGGGAACTGGGACAATAA
- a CDS encoding BPSS1187 family protein codes for MLNCKSLLVFVLLAQFSVSPALAQERQLTYRDRRPQEYKLTARASEIDPRAKEHPEIDYVFEAKGKVQDLEHAVVDTRKKPRGKLVIWLMGYNSQLFDGLSKLGFHAIQVHYANRWFSKVCRENPVGETCRGNVRLEAATGEDYSDQVSIPKPDGMKERALQFVKWLAKNNPQGKWDYYLTPDGNDLRWDDVIMAGSSHGSTTAARFAKHQKVSRVVMFCGPRDQYQNWQSLPSATPTNRYFGFSHVLDGGWTGDHYCRSWELIGLNEYGPIVNVDQSKPPYENTRRLITDFDVKNNTRRAHSSVVPGGSAGKNAKGQYIHEAVWLYLFTHPVDKVGKPVPLDPGCEKNQRDS; via the coding sequence ATGCTGAACTGCAAATCGCTGCTCGTCTTTGTTCTCCTCGCTCAATTCTCCGTCTCCCCTGCCCTGGCGCAGGAACGTCAGTTAACATATCGCGATCGACGACCGCAGGAATACAAGCTCACCGCACGGGCCAGTGAAATCGACCCCCGCGCCAAAGAACATCCGGAGATCGACTACGTCTTCGAAGCAAAGGGAAAAGTTCAGGATCTGGAACACGCCGTGGTCGATACACGGAAAAAGCCACGCGGCAAACTGGTCATCTGGCTGATGGGATATAACAGCCAGCTGTTTGACGGACTCTCTAAATTAGGTTTTCACGCGATTCAGGTGCATTATGCAAACCGCTGGTTCTCCAAAGTCTGTCGCGAGAATCCGGTTGGCGAGACCTGCCGGGGAAATGTGAGGCTGGAAGCTGCTACCGGCGAAGACTATAGCGATCAGGTTTCCATCCCGAAGCCCGATGGTATGAAAGAGCGGGCCCTGCAGTTCGTAAAATGGCTGGCGAAAAACAATCCCCAGGGAAAGTGGGACTATTACCTGACTCCCGACGGCAACGATCTGCGCTGGGATGATGTGATCATGGCGGGCAGTTCGCATGGTTCGACCACCGCTGCCCGTTTTGCCAAGCATCAAAAGGTGAGCCGGGTTGTGATGTTCTGTGGCCCCCGCGATCAGTATCAGAACTGGCAGTCCCTCCCTTCAGCAACTCCGACAAACCGCTACTTTGGATTTTCCCATGTGCTGGACGGCGGTTGGACCGGCGACCATTACTGTCGTTCCTGGGAGCTGATTGGTCTCAATGAATACGGGCCGATTGTCAACGTCGATCAGTCGAAACCTCCTTATGAAAATACACGGCGGCTGATTACCGACTTCGATGTCAAAAACAATACCCGCCGTGCCCATTCTTCCGTCGTCCCTGGTGGCAGTGCTGGTAAAAATGCGAAAGGCCAGTATATCCATGAAGCGGTCTGGCTGTACCTGTTTACGCATCCGGTCGACAAAGTTGGTAAGCCGGTTCCATTGGATCCGGGATGCGAGAAAAACCAGCGAGACAGCTGA